In Lytechinus variegatus isolate NC3 chromosome 18, Lvar_3.0, whole genome shotgun sequence, a single genomic region encodes these proteins:
- the LOC121432217 gene encoding neurogenic locus notch homolog protein 1-like, with protein MKDASYNYLFMLLASILISHSCLAKYHGTLTEDELRSYSKKDQIKEYDVILPKIHDPSKMSKRSTDSFNPDAERHTVTFRAFDEDHHVVLKRNQWLIPPGLEVEYLQPDGSTRKEPVQSSRCHFFATSISHEGSEGALSTCSGLRGVLSLDDDMLFIEPLKEEHAMRIRRGTDAAIHPHLIYKRQATDEKEAFCPGAVLPVTDNGGIAGNMTLSDATVYDGPYLGRKIIEVFYVVDKFVYDEHLTGTESYATTILNIMSRRFADPSLDIDVRFSVVRLLISMTTTITATSPSGNVESITPTEVADTTFPEFCTWQAALSLNNDTDPNDWDLALLFTGHDIYRDNMEYILQGRARLGGTCDVDNKCSVTENTGLSAGLTMAHETGHSLGVQHDVLYGCEEGVNIMATASALSSGAMEWSSCSSEHMKMFISSRRCMDDVPVHSLADIFDIPSQDLNEQCRQVMEDPDAESCITITNCTRLYCTLPGSSSCRSNSVPAEGSPCGDLSGNMRCINTKCVSASIALPAAVDGGWTEFGAEFSTCSRSCGTGVQYRSRACTNPRPQWGGAPCEGQSHIYKICNEQPCMTSQDDYRNEQCASTNSIPFGGVTYEWTDYQHSTFLGDEVCEKSCLTTGTNGLFRSDRPGNFHDGTLCWQELPSDVAKSFEFTKSICLNGKCQQNFGCDGVLDSGLVYDDCHVCDGDGSSCNCTSLELTSWSSTGESVIATIPIGATSITGDSYGDDHFLGLRVNGDFIFGIDTTGPTLTSGGDYEIGNMLVNYDRTFQVETHIRSLSDPSTETLDILLWTSRTTGLNVILNYCLPMFDPCDSSPCQNGGICSPVDGQYSCQCPNTHNGPNCETVFDPCDSSPCQNGGICSPADGQYSCQCPNTHIGPNCETVFDPCDSSPCQNGGICSPVDGQYSCQCPNTHIGPNCETVFDPCDSSPCQNGGICSPADGQYSCQCPNTHIGPNCETVFDPCDSSPCQNGGICSPVDGQYSCQCPNTHIGPNCETVFDPCDSSPCQNGGICSPADGQYSCQCPNTHIGPNCETVFDPCDSSPCQNGGICSPVDGQYSCQCPNTHIGPNCETVFDPCDSSPCQNGGICSPADGQYSCQCPNTHIGPNCETVFDPCDSSPCQNGGICSPVDGQYSCQCPNTHIGPNCETVFDPCDSSPCQNGGICSPADGQYSCQCPNTHIGPNCETVFDPCDSSPCQNGGICSPADGQYSCQCPNTHIGPNCETVFDPCDSSPCQNGGICSLVDGQYSCQCPNTHIGPNCETVFDPCDSSPCQNGGICSPVDGQYSCQCPNTHIGPNCETVFDPCDSSPCQNGGICSPVDGQYSCQCPNTHIGPNCETVFDPCDSSPCQNGGICSPVDGHYSCQCPNTHIGPNCGTVFDPCDSSPCQNGGICSPADGQYSCQCPNTHTGTNCDETVFDPCDSSPCQNGGICSPADGQYSCQCPNTHTGTNCDETVFDPCDSSPCQNGGICSPADGQYSCQCPNTHTGTNCDETVFDPCDSSPCQNGGICSPVDGQYSCQCPNTHIGPNCETVFDPCDSSPCLNGGVCSPANGQYSCQCPNTHTGTNCDETVFDPCDSSPCQNGGICSPADGQYSCQCPNTHTGTNCDETVFDPCDSSPCQNGGICSPADGQYSCQCPNTHTGTNCDETVFDPCDSSPCQNGGICSPADGQYSCQCPNTHTGTNCDETVFDPCDSSPCQNGGICSPADGQYSCQCPNTHTGTICDETVFDPCDSSPCQNGGICSPADGQYSCQCPNTHTGTNCDETVFDPCDSSPCQNGGICSPADGQYSCQCPNTHTGTNCDETVFDPCDSSPCQNGGICSPADGQYSCQCPNTHTGTICDETVFDPCDSSPCQNGGICSPADGQYSCQCPNTHTGTNCDETVFDPCDSSPCQNGGICSPADGQYSCQCPNTHTGTNCDETVFDPCDSSPCQNGGICSPADGQYSCQCPNTHTGTNCDETVFDPCDSSPCQNGGICSPADGQYSCQCPNTHTGTNCDETVFDPCDSLPCQNGGICSPADGQYSCQCPDTHIGTNCGETVFDPCDSSPCQNGGICSPADGQYSCQCPNTHIGTNCETVSTHFPEIDPCDAKPCGNGGTCSSSNSVYLCQCPSSHEGTNCEIAKSACSTTECGREEVCNPDAGVCVCRSNLVRTSNGQCRRPYTFSIFIAIVALDDITSFEDIVNNPDTPYALAIRQRIILMLYSIFRPRYGNRFYGIRFNSWRLGSLEVDVESMFEDDPESEQTLTRTEVAEVLTADLQDSNTTYGILVDPERTIISDIDECSNITLNDCSANAECTNLEGSYNCTCLSGYTDTSPNGSDPGTQCKANGLSEGVIVGLAVGGVVIVLVVVVLSLCTLAARRQMMNHRRMAATSPISKLGMMREAGPAVIPWQDSHYKGGKHRSDMEMGSVGRTDDNEGPYYSGVYDNRGFNRVYMATGKSGSTRGQYYHD; from the exons TATCATGGAACACTAACAGAAGATGAGCTTCGATCATACTCAAAGAAGGATCAAATAAAGG AATATGACGTCATCCTACCAAAGATCCACGATCCATCCAAAATGTCAAAGCGGAGCACGGATTCGTTCAATCCCGACGCGGAGCGACATACCGTGACCTTTCGGGCGTTTGACGAGGACCATCACGTGGTTTTGAAAAGGAATCAATGGTTGATCCCTCCCGGGTTAGAGGTGGAGTATCTGCAACCGGATGGATCCACGCGGAAAGAACCGGTTCAATCCAGTCGCTGTCATTTCTTCGCGACCTCCATCTCACATGAGGGATCAGAAGGAGCATTGAGCACttgtagtggattg AGGGGAGTTTTATCGTTAGATGATGACATGCTGTTTATAGAACCTTTGAAAGAGGAACATGCCATGAGGATCAGGAGGGGCACTGATGCTGCGATCCACCCTCATCTAATATACAAACGACAAGCTACGGACGAAAAAGAAGCTTTTTGCCCAGGAGCAGTCT TACCAGTTACAGATAACGGTGGGATTGCAGGAAATATGACCCTCTCGGACGCCACCGTTTACGATGGTCCGTATCTTGGTCGTAAAATCATTGAGGTCTTTTACGTTGTGGACAAATTTGTCTACGATGAACATTTGACAGGGACAGAGAGCTATGCTACCACTATTCTCAACATt ATGAGCAGACGATTTGCAGATCCTAGTTTGGATATCGACGTCCGATTCTCAGTGGTTCGACTTCTTATCTCTatgacaacaacaataaca GCAACAAGTCCTTCTGGTAATGTCGAGAGTATAACACCCACTGAAGTTGCAGATACTACCTTTCCAGAGTTCTGCACCTGGCAAGCTGCTTTAAGTTTAAATAATGACACGGATCCAAACGACTGGGACTTAGCCTTACTCTTTACTGG TCACGATATCTACCGTGATAACATGGAGTACATTCTGCAAGGTCGGGCAAGGCTAGGTGGAACTTGTGACGTCGATAATAAGTGTTCAGTCACCGAGAATACTGGATTGTCAGCTGGTCTTACCATGGCTCATGAAACAGGACATTC TCTTGGAGTGCAACACGATGTCCTGTATGGATGTGAAGAAGGTGTAAACATCATGGCTACCGCCTCAGCTTTGAGCTCTGGAGCAATGGAGTGGTCATCCTGCAGTTCCGAACATATGAAGATGTTTATCAG CTCTCGTAGATGTATGGATGACGTACCTGTTCATTCTTTGGCTGACATTTTTGATATCCCGAGTCAAGATCTCAATGAACAGTGTCGGCAGGTTATGGAAGACCCAGATGCAGAGAGTTGCATAACAATT ACGAACTGCACACGTTTGTATTGCACTCTTCCTGGAAGTTCATCCTGCAGGTCTAATTCAGTTCCAGCAGAAGGAAGTCCATGTGGTGATCTTAGTGGTAATATG AGGTGCATAAATACAAAATGCGTGAGTGCATCAATTGCGCTTCCGGCGGCagtggatggtggatggacagAGTTCGGTGCCGAGTTTTCCACATGCTCTCGTTCTTGCGGGACAGGGGTTCAATACCGCAGCAGAGCCTGTACGAATCCCAGGCCACAGTGGGGCGGTGCACCATGTGAGGGGCAAAGCCATATCTACAAGATTTGCAACGAACAG CCCTGCATGACATCACAAGACGATTACCGAAATGAGCAGTGTGCCTCaacaaattcaattccatttGGTGGTGTGACCTACGAGTGGACAGATTATCAACATTCAACTTTTTTAG GAGATGAGGTCTGCGAGAAGAGTTGTCTGACAACAGGGACGAATGGACTTTTTCGCAGCGACAGACCGGGAAACTTCCACGACGGGACCCTGTGCTGGCAGGAATTACCCAGTGATGTCGCTAAATCATTCGAGTTTACCAAGTCAATTTGTCTCAATGGAAAGTGCCAGCAG AATTTCGGATGCGATGGCGTTCTAGATTCTGGCCTTGTTTACGATGACTGCCATGTTTGCGATGGAGACGGCTCATCTTGCAACTGCACGAGTCTTGAGTTGACTTCTTGGTCATCAACAGGAG AATCTGTGATTGCCACTATTCCTATTGGGGCAACTAGCATTACAGGTGATAGTTATGGAGATGACCATTTCTTAG GACTGAGGGTTAATGGAGATTTTATATTTGGAATCGACACCACCGGGCCTACACTTACATCAGGCGGTGACTACGAAATTGGCAATATGCTGGTCAATTACGATCGAACGTTTCAGGTTGAGACCCACATACGATCGCTGTCTGATCCTTCTACGGAAACGCTCGATATCTTACTTTGGACATCGAGAACAACTGGCTTAAATGTCATATTAAATTACTGTTTGCCCA tgtttgaCCCCTGCGATTCATCACCCTGTCAAAATGGAGGAATATGCTCTCCTGTTGATGGTCAATACTCATGCCAATGTCCAAACACTCATAATGGACCAAACTGTGAAACAG tgtttgaCCCCTGCGATTCATCACCCTGTCAGAATGGAGGAATATGCTCTCCTGCTGATGGTCAATACTCATGCCAATGTCCAAACACTCATATCGGACCAAACTGTGAAACAG tgtttgaCCCCTGCGATTCATCACCCTGTCAGAATGGAGGAATATGCTCTCCTGTTGATGGTCAATACTCATGCCAATGTCCAAACACTCATATCGGACCAAACTGTGAAACAG TGTTTGACCCCTGCGATTCATCACCCTGTCAGAATGGAGGAATATGCTCTCCTGCTGATGGTCAATACTCATGCCAATGTCCAAACACTCATATCGGACCAAACTGTGAAACAG tgtttgaCCCCTGCGATTCATCACCCTGTCAGAATGGAGGAATATGCTCTCCTGTTGATGGTCAATACTCATGCCAATGTCCAAACACTCATATCGGACCAAACTGTGAAACAG tgtttgaCCCCTGCGATTCATCACCCTGTCAGAATGGAGGAATATGCTCTCCTGCTGATGGTCAATACTCATGCCAATGTCCAAACACTCATATCGGACCAAACTGTGAAACAG tgtttgaCCCCTGCGATTCATCACCCTGTCAGAATGGAGGAATATGCTCTCCTGTTGATGGTCAATACTCATGCCAATGTCCAAACACTCATATCGGACCAAACTGTGAAACAG tgtttgaCCCCTGCGATTCATCACCCTGTCAGAATGGAGGAATATGCTCTCCTGCTGATGGTCAATACTCATGCCAATGTCCAAACACTCATATCGGACCAAACTGTGAAACAG tgtttgaCCCCTGCGATTCATCACCCTGTCAGAATGGAGGAATATGCTCTCCTGTTGATGGTCAATACTCATGCCAATGTCCAAACACTCATATCGGACCAAACTGTGAAACAG tgtttgaCCCCTGCGATTCATCACCCTGTCAGAATGGAGGAATATGCTCACCTGCTGATGGTCAATACTCATGCCAATGTCCAAACACTCATATCGGACCAAACTGTGAAACAG TGTTTGACCCCTGCGATTCATCACCCTGTCAGAATGGAGGAATATGCTCACCTGCTGATGGTCAATACTCATGCCAATGTCCAAACACTCATATCGGACCAAACTGTGAAACAG TGTTTGACCCCTGCGATTCATCACCCTGTCAGAATGGAGGAATATGCTCTCTTGTTGATGGTCAATACTCATGCCAATGTCCAAACACTCATATTGGACCAAACTGTGAAACAG TGTTTGACCCCTGCGATTCATCACCCTGTCAGAATGGAGGAATATGCTCTCCTGTTGATGGTCAATACTCATGCCAATGTCCAAACACTCATATCGGACCAAACTGTGAAACAG tgtttgaCCCCTGCGATTCATCACCCTGTCAGAATGGAGGAATATGCTCTCCTGTTGATGGTCAATACTCATGCCAATGTCCAAACACTCATATTGGACCAAACTGTGAAACAG TGTTTGACCCCTGCGATTCATCACCCTGTCAGAATGGAGGAATATGCTCTCCTGTTGATGGTCATTATTCATGCCAATGTCCAAACACTCATATTGGACCAAACTGTGGAACAG tgtttgaCCCTTGCGATTCATCACCCTGTCAGAATGGAGGAATATGCTCTCCTGCTGATGGTCAATACTCATGCCAGTGTCCTAACACCCATACTGGAACAAACTGTGATGAAACAG TGTTTGACCCCTGCGATTCATCACCCTGTCAGAATGGAGGAATATGCTCTCCTGCTGATGGTCAATACTCATGCCAATGTCCAAACACCCATACTGGAACAAACTGTGATGAAACAG tgtttgaCCCCTGCGATTCATCACCCTGTCAGAATGGAGGAATATGCTCTCCTGCTGATGGTCAATACTCATGCCAATGTCCAAACACCCATACTGGAACAAACTGTGATGAAACAG TGTTTGACCCCTGCGATTCATCACCCTGTCAGAATGGAGGGATATGCTCTCCTGTTGATGGTCAATACTCATGCCAATGTCCAAACACTCATATTGGACCTAACTGTGAAACAG TGTTTGACCCCTGCGATTCATCACCCTGTCTGAATGGAGGAGTATGCTCTCCTGCTAATGGTCAATACTCATGCCAATGTCCAAACACCCATACTGGAACAAACTGTGATGAAACAG TGTTTGACCCCTGCGATTCATCACCCTGTCAGAATGGAGGAATATGCTCTCCTGCTGATGGTCAATACTCATGCCAATGTCCAAACACCCATACTGGAACAAACTGTGATGAAACAG tgtttgaCCCCTGCGATTCATCACCCTGTCAGAATGGAGGAATATGCTCTCCTGCTGATGGTCAATACTCATGCCAATGTCCAAACACCCATACTGGAACAAACTGTGATGAAACAG TGTTTGACCCCTGCGATTCATCACCCTGTCAGAATGGAGGAATATGCTCTCCTGCTGATGGTCAATACTCATGCCAATGTCCAAACACCCATACTGGAACAAACTGTGATGAAACAG TGTTTGACCCCTGCGATTCATCACCCTGTCAGAATGGAGGAATATGCTCTCCTGCTGATGGTCAATACTCATGCCAATGTCCAAACACCCATACTGGAACAATCTGTGATGAAACAG tgtttgaCCCCTGCGATTCATCACCCTGTCAGAATGGAGGAATATGCTCTCCTGCTGATGGTCAATACTCATGCCAATGTCCAAACACCCATACTGGAACAAACTGTGATGAAACAG tgtttgaCCCCTGCGATTCATCACCCTGTCAGAATGGAGGAATATGCTCTCCTGCTGATGGTCAATACTCATGCCAATGTCCAAACACCCATACTGGAACAAACTGTGATGAAACAG TGTTTGACCCCTGCGATTCATCACCCTGTCAGAATGGAGGAATATGCTCTCCTGCTGATGGTCAATACTCATGCCAATGTCCAAACACCCATACTGGAACAATCTGTGATGAAACAG tgtttgaCCCCTGCGATTCATCACCCTGTCAGAATGGAGGAATATGCTCTCCTGCTGATGGTCAATACTCATGCCAATGTCCAAACACCCATACTGGAACAAACTGTGATGAAACAG tgtttgaCCCCTGCGATTCATCACCCTGTCAGAATGGAGGAATATGCTCTCCTGCTGATGGTCAATACTCATGCCAATGTCCAAACACCCATACTGGAACAAACTGTGATGAAACAG TGTTTGACCCCTGCGATTCATCACCCTGTCAGAATGGAGGAATATGCTCTCCTGCTGATGGTCAATACTCATGCCAATGTCCAAACACCCATACTGGAACAAACTGTGATGAAACAG TGTTTGACCCCTGCGATTCATCACCCTGTCAGAATGGAGGAATATGCTCTCCTGCTGATGGTCAATACTCATGCCAATGTCCAAACACCCATACTGGAACAAACTGTGATGAAACAG TGTTTGACCCCTGCGATTCATTACCCTGTCAGAATGGAGGAATATGCTCTCCTGCTGATGGTCAATACTCGTGCCAATGTCCAGACACTCATATTGGAACAAACTGTGGTGAAACAG TGTTTGACCCTTGCGATTCATCACCCTGTCAGAATGGAGGAATATGCTCTCCTGCTGATGGTCAATACTCATGCCAATGTCCAAACACTCATATTGGAACAAACTGTGAAACAG tatctaCACATTTCCCAGAGATTGACCCATGCGATGCCAAACCTTGTGGGAATGGAGGAACATGCTCCTCCAGTAACTCTGTTTACTTATGTCAGTGCCCGAGTTCTCACGAGGGAACAAATTGTGAGATCG CTAAGTCTGCATGTAGCACAACTGAATGCGGTAGGGAAGAAGTTTGCAACCCTGATGCGGGCGTGTGTGTATGCAGAAGCAATCTTGTTAGAACCTCAAACGGGCAATGTAGGA GACCTTATACCTTCTCGATCTTTATTGCCATCGTGGCCTTGGACGATATCACATCGTTTGAGGATATTGTCAATAACCCCGACACCCCATACGCATTGGCCATCAGACAACGAATTATTCTAATG CTGTATAGCATTTTCCGGCCAAGGTATGGAAACCGCTTCTACGGCATCAGGTTCAATTCATGGCGACTTGGAAGTCTTGAAGTTGATGTAGAAAGCATGTTTGAGGATGATCCTGAGTCTGAACAGACTCTGACACGGACGGAAGTAGCTGAGGTCCTTACAGCTGATCTTCAAGATAGTAATACAACATATGGAATCTTAGTGGATCCAGAGAGAACAATCATTTCCG